A single window of Nematostella vectensis chromosome 4, jaNemVect1.1, whole genome shotgun sequence DNA harbors:
- the LOC116620750 gene encoding uncharacterized protein LOC116620750 isoform X4 → MGCCMSKPKNGDEDNEPSLRHNSAPTNPQKSKKKEKAKEADEGSKGKKKNKRWGLKRKKKADEGNKGIKNKKRWGFKGKKKTDTGGLSSASSSSVLVVPGPSSVRFSSIRGSFSDIVIPGLSSAAFCGSAPVMFTDHEATVASLLMPSDSPTLSPGEIRFSPGEVRCDWLIRNISASSSFSSLGSLQREINEEEKLIIEEIKAELITINSQSNGAMRHEQKEEERLRNLQKSDMITRNQAALIVTDVIEKAYVQFRHEQKHLRIKKEEKIELILKNKAEMIVSDVIRKARVIVQREEREERIKKEEKIREEERVKKQEKMEHIIQNQAQFIVSEAIGKACGIVKRHRKDFERKMDLKWFELTSKNNKGALFTEEIADAKDIDEKGVQEETEVISPANAAEPSCTSVINGTRLEDGYSVENRDKVSHLTGNQSCVPELPVSNGTLFDKTGIDNCESYLLNYQPAVIPIFFIDFEGYQFDIDKMDFDFQEEHYEVMNYDLVINIPGQESILVVTNFSLFLEKVLGISVTEEQFILDNAFLHVTDLNTMLAEISALIPEQGIHNAPLESNAVEDKQVLMANANKNDKASMVRNACTETEHSVFYHACEDEKASMVNLSCEDEKAFMVNLSCDDEKASTVYTNKCETATAIPNTCNAEQASMFFQETVDYDDDIWFEFLEDKHEFEEYDLALHIPGQESILSKENMEILFDKLSKVCYKDHEPEKQVDGQEQESTDVHVGAVLDDVKPAGESLDLKVEENEEKSNDESDESSAVVIQEIASMLSFESWYKAPLVQRTTVRPSNVPERKREWWEFPPPPSVNESSLRKLEAIRLEQIQARNMSSLMVLATQADKWLKTRIKQPVQEIVKDSRKQESESSSKASHGEMTSSRQKRRKKKSRSQRHEGHEVTASTRQKHSSSKEKQEQTCGEQVCLAASIASQSAPVADIAECAGAIGSGPTIFVEGYYTAEDEKTSEATPFSDAYAYLLQVRRSVDPERSGNTSPTPSSSSTHSDAFDEVVPLWLLSSSSSESEMETPRQASKLRSGGKEKNQTKNGASLVQSSKRRKKTTERKWGSGKWEIPLPPPTTRKSSKGNKHLKLALTKSSSNDFVIKRCPTTTNANGPESKSGEREITLPPPTVHESGVTDKQNRLKLAATMPSSTGLASKPEGCLTNQTEQPVQEMVKDSRKPKTVSSLEASGCAMTSSRREGHEETSSFSILEPQPSAAFQTKDTHPKGGKSCRKALPAPQDAPVSVVSDEAAGPDPTSMCGPSSWKQINEEVEQPVQERVKDSRKQETLLSLETTGCAMTSSRRVGHEERSSFAILEPQPSATFQTRERHPNGEKLCRAILPAPQDAPVSVVSDETAGWDPPSNCSPLPREQINEEVEQPVQERVKDSRKQETLLSLETTGCAMTSSRRVGHEERSSFAILEPQPSTTFQTRERHPNGEKLCRTILPAPQDAPVSVVSDETAGWDPPSNCSPLPWEQINEEVEQPVQERVKDSRKPKTVSSLEASGCAMTSVRRVGHEERSSFAILEPQPSATFQTRERHPNGEKLCRAILPAPQDAPVSVVSDETAGWDPPSNCSPLPWKQINEEVEQPVQERVKDSRKQETLLSLETTGCAMTSSRRVGHEERISFAILEPQPSATFQTRERHPNGEKLCRAILPAPQDAPVSVVSDETAGWDPPSNCSPLPWKRTSKEVEQPVQERLKDSRKQETLLSLETTGCAMTSSRRVGHEERSSFSVLEPQPSATFQTRKTHPNGEKLCRAILPAPQDAPVSVVSDETAGWDPPSNCSPLPWKQTSKEVEQPVQERLKDSRKQETLLSLETTGCAMTSPRRVGHEERSSFSILEPQPSATFQTRKTHPNGGKLCRAVLPAPQDAPVSVVSDETAGSDLTSICVPPSWKQMNEEKPRHAVSFSETSTYLLSPRSRDTESSACPSSPSPFALSDIREIPYDIRGSSDDMCVIPDDMCEFLDDMCESPDEIRGTPDDMYESPDDMVKSPDDTSGHTSEDEVPLWLLSSSSSESEMVTPRQTSQLPPDDKKRQNISKATFRTSSAVNSSDLTLLPAQTKDDSVRHTKANGSEERDITLPPATVHESGVIDKQNHQPSKLAATMPFSTVLASKREGCLTNQVQQPVQEVVKDSRFPVSSLEASGGAMTSSSQEDTRSSSILPSPPSVAFQAKQTLSGEFSECVSRFLLKTSQLNLRETNDSALSPDESNMSLDESSSFDMESSSSHSVLGDSRLHEIRSSVADLINLARGSRDIIGGKASYHRLSVNDESDQISIHSEPSDHDLEAIRAFLAHVNDARESLGLSPVGTATAIKYLLARNYDAPKAVELYHDSMRLRKTYDLDTFSPHRKSVQKELSSGKFTILPLRREYEPFVALVTASLHNPTECDHVTAIQALVFQLDEAMRSPVAQRCGLDIILDMTGANFRNIDLAFFRQVVDVVQNGYPARLNHVYVVSPPMWMRAGLYVRLCPNARKKIEIVTPRQLTERLPLTSVPLSLGGLALVKHKEWLRQCIDSYDDRAAFNDVRVSSGNKRLTIFREH, encoded by the exons ATGGGGTGTTGTATGTCGAAGCCCAAAAATGGAGATGAG gaCAATGAGCCTTCACTCCGCCAT AATTCAGCACCAACAAATCCCCAGAAAAGCAAAAAGAAGGAGAAGGCAAAGGAGGCTGATGAAGGCAgcaaaggaaagaaaaaaaataagcggTGGGGACTTAAGAGGAAGAAGAAAGCTGATGAAGGCAACAAAGGGATTAAAAACAAGAAGCGGTGGGGGTTTAAGGGGAAGAAGAAGACTGATACCGGAG GTCTTAGCAGTGCGTCTTCCTCGAGTGTTCTCGTGGTCCCTGGGCCTAGCAGCGTGAGATTCTCGTCAATCCGTGGTTCTTTCTCTGACATTGTGATTCCCGGACTTAGCAGTGCTGCTTTTTGTGGCTCAGCACCTGTAATGTTTACAGATCACGAAGCTACTGTTGCATCTCTCCTGATGCCAAGTGACTCGCCTACACTCTCACCTGGAGAGATACGGTTCTCTCCCGGGGAAGTACGATGTGATTGGCTGATAAGGAACATCAGTGCCTCTTCAAGTTTTTCGTCACTCGG AAGCCTTCAACGTGAGATAAATGAGGAGGAGAAGCTCATTATCGAGGAGATAAAAGCTGAACTCATCACGATAAATAGCCAGTCAAATGGCGCCATGCGACATGAGCAGAAGGAAGAAGAGCGACTTAGGAATTTGCAGAAGTCTGATATGATTACAAGAAATCAGGCTGCGTTGATTGTGACTGACGTTATTGAGAAGGCGTATGTCCAATTCAGGCATGAGCAAAAGCACCTGAGAATCAAGAAAGAGGAGAAAATTGAGCTCATCTTAAAAAACAAAGCAGAGATGATTGTCTCAGATGTCATCCGTAAAGCGCGTGTCATCGTGCAACGTGAGGAAAGGGAGGAGAGAATCAAGAAAGAGGAGAAGATTAGGGAGGAAGAGCGTGTTAAGAAGCAGGAGAAGATGGAACATATCATACAGAATCAGGCTCAGTTCATTGTCTCTGAGGCCATTGGGAAGGCATGTGGAATCGTGAAGCGTCATCGCAAGGACTTTGAAAGAAAGATGGACCTAAAATGGTTTGAACTTACTTCGAAGAACAACAAGGGAGCATTGTTTACTGAAGAAATAGCGGATGCTAAAGATATCGATGAAAAGGGTGTTCAGGAAGAAACCGAGGTCATAAGTCCCGCTAATGCAGCAGAACCCTCTTGTACATCTGTGATTAACGGCACAAGGCTTGAAGATGGCTATTCTGTTGAGAATCGCGACAAAGTATCTCATTTGACGGGAAATCAAAGTTGCGTCCCAGAACTGCCCGTTTCCAATGGAACCCTGTTTGATAAAACCGGGATTGATAACTGCGAAAGCTACCTGCTCAATTATCAGCCAGCTGTTATTCCAATTTTTTTCATCGACTTTGAAGGCTATCAGTTCGACATCGATAAGATGGACTTCGACTTCCAGGAAGAACACTACGAAGTCATGAATTATGATTTGGTGATTAATATTCCTGGACAAGAGTCTATCCTCGTAGTCACCAATTTTAGCCTCTTCTTAGAAAAAGTGCTTGGCATTTCTGTGACAGAGGAGCAGTTTATACTTGACAACGCGTTTCTTCACGTCACTGACCTGAACACAATGTTGGCTGAAATAAGCGCATTAATTCCCGAGCAGGGTATTCACAATGCCCCTTTGGAAAGCAACGCCGTCGAGGATAAGCAAGTTTTGATGGCTAATGCCAACAAGAACGATAAGGCATCGATGGTTCGCAATGCCTGCACGGAGACAGAACACTCGGTGTTCTACCATGCCTGCGAGGATGAAAAAGCCTCGATGGTTAACCTATCCTGCGAGGATGAAAAAGCCTTCATGGTTAACCTATCCTGCGATGATGAAAAAGCTTCGACGGTTTACACCAACAAGTGCGAAACAGCAACGGCGATTCCCAATACCTGCAATGCGGAACAAGCATCGATGTTTTTTCAGGAGACagttgattatgatgatgacatcTGGTTTGAGTTCCTGGAAGACAAGCACGAGTTTGAGGAGTATGACCTGGCCTTACACATACCTGGGCAAGAGTCGATCCTGAGTAAGGAAAACATGGAAATCCTTTTCGACAAGTTGTCAAAAGTGTGCTACAAGGATCACGAGCCCGAGAAGCAAGTTGATGGACAGGAACAAGAAAGTACTGATGTTCATGTCGGAGCGGTACTCGATGATGTGAAGCCAGCAGGAGAGAGCTTGGATCTAAAGG tTGAAGAGAACGAGGAAAAATCGAACGATGAGTCTGACGAGTCCAGCGCTGTCGTAATTCAAGAGATAGCATCGATGTTGTCCTTCGAGAGCTGGTACAAAGCACCACTAGTCCAACGCACAACCGTGCGCCCTTCAAACGTGCCAGAAAGGAAAAGAGAATGGTGGGAATTCCCACCCCCTCCGTCCGTCAACGAGTCCAGTTTACGAAAGCTTGAAGCTATAAGACTAGAGCAAATACAAGCCCGTAATATGTCCTCTTTAATGGTTCTGGCCACTCAAGCGGATAAATGGTTGAAAACTCGGATTAAGCAGCCTGTCCAAGAAATTGTAAAGGATTCCAGGAAGCAGGAGTCTGAGTCATCCTCGAAAGCATCACATGGcgagatgacgtcatcaaggcAAAAAAGACGCAAGAAAAAATCACGTTCTCAAAGACACGAGGGACACGAGGTGACTGCTTCGACTCGCCAGAAACATTCCTCCTCCAAGGAAAAACAGGAACAGACGTGTG GCGAGCAAGTGTGTTTGGCAGCATCAATTGCCTCTCAAAGTGCACCAGTGGCTGACATTGCTGAGTGCGCCGGAGCCATAGGATCGGGTCCTACCATCTTTGTCGAAGGGTATTATACAGCGGAAGATGAG AAGACTTCCGAAGCTACCCCCTTCTCAGACGCCTACGCATACCTTCTCCAGGTGCGAAGGTCAGTTGATCCTGAAAGGAGTGGTAACACTTCACCCACACCCTCTTCGTCCTCGACGCACAGTGACGCGTTCGATGAAGTGGTACCTCTTTGGCTGCTATCGAGCTCTTCTAGTGAGAGTGAGATGGAGACGCCAAGGCAAGCATCGAAACTGCGGTCAG GTGGTAAAGAAAAGAATCAAACTAAGAATGGAGCATCGCTGGTGCAAAGCTCAAAACGTCGTAAAAAGACCACTGAGCGTAAATGGGGTAGTGGGAAATGGGAGATCCCTCTTCCCCCACCGACCACCCGCAAGTCAAGCAAGGGCAACAAGCACCTCAAGTTGGCCTTGACGAAGTCATCCTCGAATGATTTTGTCATTAAACGCTGTCCGACTACCACCAACGCCAACGGCCCAGAAAGCAAAAGTGGAGAACGGGAAATTACTCTTCCTCCACCGACCGTCCACGAGTCAGGAGTTACTGACAAGCAAAATCGCCTGAAGCTGGCCGCTACTATGCCATCCTCCACAGGCCTGGCCAGTAAACCTGAAGGCTGTCTTACTAATCAGACTGAGCAGCCTGTCCAGGAAATGGTAAAGGATTCCAGGAAACCGAAGACTGTCTCATCCCTGGAAGCATCAGGCTGCGCGAtgacgtcttcaagacgtgAAGGACACGAGGAGACAAGTTCCTTCTCGATTTTGGAACCTCAACCGTCGGCAGCCTTTCAAACAAAAGACACCCACCCCAAAG GTGGAAAATCGTGTAGGAAAGCTTTGCCCGCTCCCCAAGATGCACCGGTGAGTGTCGTGTCAGATGAGGCAGCTGGACCAGATCCTACGTCAATGTGTGGTCCATCGTCATGGAAACAAATAAACGAAGAG GTTGAGCAGCCTGTCCAGGAAAGAGTAAAGGATTCCAGGAAACAGGAGACTTTGTTATCCCTGGAAACGACGGGCTGCGCGAtgacgtcttcaagacgtgTAGGACACGAGGAGAGAAGTTCCTTCGCGATATTGGAACCTCAACCGTCGGCAACCTTTCAAACGAGGGAAAGGCACCCCAATG GTGAAAAATTGTGTAGGGCAATTTTGCCCGCTCCGCAAGATGCACCGGTGAGTGTCGTGTCAGATGAGACAGCTGGATGGGATCCTCCGTCAAACTGTAGTCCATTGCCACGGGAACAAATAAACGAAGAG GTTGAGCAGCCTGTCCAGGAAAGAGTAAAGGATTCCAGGAAACAGGAGACTTTGTTATCCCTGGAAACGACGGGCTGCGCGAtgacgtcttcaagacgtgTAGGACACGAGGAGAGAAGTTCCTTCGCGATATTGGAACCTCAACCGTCGACAACCTTTCAAACGAGGGAAAGGCACCCCAATG GTGAAAAATTGTGTAGGACAATTTTGCCCGCTCCGCAAGATGCACCGGTGAGTGTCGTGTCAGATGAGACAGCTGGATGGGATCCTCCGTCAAACTGTAGTCCATTGCCATGGGAACAAATAAACGAAGAG GTTGAGCAGCCTGTCCAGGAAAGAGTAAAGGATTCCAGGAAACCGAAGACTGTCTCATCCCTGGAAGCATCAGGCTGCGCGATGACGTCTGTAAGACGTGTAGGACACGAGGAGAGAAGTTCCTTCGCGATATTGGAACCTCAACCGTCGGCAACCTTTCAAACGAGGGAAAGGCACCCCAATG GTGAAAAATTGTGTAGGGCAATTTTGCCCGCTCCGCAAGATGCACCGGTGAGTGTCGTGTCAGATGAGACAGCTGGATGGGATCCTCCGTCAAACTGTAGTCCATTGCCATGGAAACAAATAAACGAGGAG GTTGAGCAGCCTGTCCAGGAAAGGGTAAAGGATTCCAGGAAACAGGAGACTTTGTTATCCCTGGAAACGACGGGCTGCGCGAtgacgtcttcaagacgtgTAGGACACGAGGAGAGAATTTCCTTCGCGATATTGGAACCTCAACCGTCGGCAACCTTTCAAACGAGGGAAAGGCACCCCAATG GTGAAAAATTGTGTAGGGCAATTTTGCCCGCTCCGCAAGATGCACCGGTGAGTGTCGTGTCAGATGAGACAGCTGGATGGGATCCTCCGTCAAACTGTAGTCCATTGCCATGGAAACGAACGAGCAAAGAG GTTGAGCAGCCTGTCCAGGAAAGGTTAAAGGATTCCAGGAAACAGGAGACTTTGTTATCCCTGGAAACGACGGGCTGCGCGAtgacgtcttcaagacgtgTAGGACACGAGGAGAGAAGTTCCTTCTCGGTTTTGGAGCCTCAACCATCGGCAACCTTTCAAACGAGAAAAACGCACCCTAATG GTGAAAAATTGTGTAGGGCAATTTTGCCCGCTCCGCAAGATGCACCGGTGAGTGTCGTGTCAGATGAGACAGCTGGATGGGATCCTCCGTCAAACTGTAGTCCATTGCCATGGAAACAAACGAGCAAAGAG GTTGAGCAGCCTGTCCAGGAAAGGTTAAAGGATTCCAGGAAACAGGAGACTTTGTTATCCCTGGAAACGACGGGCTGCGCGATGACGTCTCCAAGACGTGTAGGACACGAGGAGAGAAGTTCCTTCTCGATTTTGGAGCCTCAACCATCGGCAACCTTTCAAACGAGAAAAACGCACCCTAATG GTGGAAAATTGTGTAGGGCAGTTTTGCCCGCTCCGCAAGATGCACCGGTGAGTGTCGTTTCAGATGAGACTGCTGGATCGGATCTTACGTCAATCTGTGTTCCACCATCATGGAAACAAATGAACGAAGAG aaaCCTCGACATGCAGTTTCATTCTCGGAGACTTCTACGTACTTGCTGtccccacggtcacgtgatacTGAGTCAAGCGCTTGCCCTTCGTCTCCCTCGCCTTTCGCACTGAGTGACATTCGCGAGATCCCGTATGACATACGCGGGTCTTCGGATGACATGTGCGTGATCCCAGATGACATGTGCGAATTCCTGGATGATATGTGCGAGTCCCCAGATGAAATACGGGGTACCCCGGATGACATGTACGAGTCCCCGGATGACATGGTTAAGTCCCCGGATGATACCTCGGGGCACACGTCCGAAGACGAGGTACCTCTTTGGCTGCTATCGAGCTCTTCTAGTGAGAGTGAGATGGTGACGCCGAGGCAAACATCACAACTGCCGCCAG ATGACAAGAAGAGACAGAATATTAGTAAAGCGACATTCAGAACATCAAGTGCGGTGAACTCATCTGACCTCACGTTGCTACCAGCGCAAACAAAGGACGATTCTGTTCGTCACACCAAGGCCAATGGGTCAGAGGAACGGGACATTACTCTTCCACCAGCGACCGTCCACGAATCAGGCGTGATTGACAAGCAAAATCatcagccctctaagctggcCGCAACAATGCCATTCTCGACAGTCCTGGCCAGTAAACGTGAAGGTTGTCTTACTAATCAGGTTCAGCAGCCTGTCCAGGAAGTGGTCAAGGATTCAAGATTTCCTGTGTCATCCCTGGAAGCGTCAGGTGGCGCGATGACTTCATCAAGTCAGGAGGACACAAGATCTTCCTCGATCTTGCCATCACCGCCGTCGGTAGCATTCCAGGCGAAACAGACGCTGTCTGGAG AGTTCTCTGAATGTGTTTCAAGGTTCCTGCTAA AGACCTCTCAGTTGAACCTCAGAGAAACCAATGACAGCGCCTTGTCCCCTGATGAGAGTAATATGTCCTTAGATGAAAGTTCATCTTTTGACATGGAGTCCTCCTCCTCTCATTCAGTACTTGGAGACTCACGCTTGCACGAG atccgcTCATCGGTCGCTGACCTTATAAACCTCGCACGCGGCTCTAGAGATATCATCGGCGGGAAGGCCAGCTACCATAGATTATCCGTCAACGACGAAAGCGACCAAATATCGATTCACTCCGAGCCCTCGGATCATGACCTAGAG GCTATAAGGGCTTTTCTTGCCCATGTAAACGATGCCCGAGAATCCCTGGGTCTGAGCCCGGTCGGAACGGCCACAGCCATTAAATATCTACTCGCGCGAAACTACGACGCACCAAAAGCGGTGGAGCTGTACCATGACTCCATG CGTCTGCGCAAGACGTACGACTTGGACACCTTCTCGCCTCACAGAAAGAGTGTTCAAAAGGAGCTCAGCTCGGGCAAATTCACCATCCTG CCCCTTCGCCGTGAGTACGAGCCCTTCGTGGCCCTTGTGACTGCCTCCCTGCACAACCCAACTGAGTGTGATCACGTGACAGCTATCCAAGCGCTTGTATTCCAGCTGGATGAGGCCATGCGCAG CCCTGTCGCTCAGCGTTGTGGCCTCGATATCATCCTTGACATGACGGGCGCTAACTTCAGGAACATCGACTTGGCTTTCTTCAGACAAGTTGTGGACGTGGTACAG AATGGCTATCCCGCCAGGCTCAACCATGTGTACGTTGTATCTCCTCCGATGTGGATGCGGGCGGGTCTGTACGTTAGACTTTGCCCCAATGCACGCAAGAAGATAGAGATCGTGACCCCGCGACAACTTACCGAGCGATTGCCTCTCACGTCCGTTCCCTTGAGCCTTGGCGGGCTTGCTCTGGTCAAGCACAAGGAGTGGTTACGTCAGTGTATCGATTCCTATGACGACCGCGCAGCGTTCAATGACGTCAGGGTCTCCTCAGGCAACAAGAGACTTACTATCTTCCGGGAACACTAG